In one window of Zingiber officinale cultivar Zhangliang chromosome 11A, Zo_v1.1, whole genome shotgun sequence DNA:
- the LOC122030930 gene encoding wall-associated receptor kinase 5-like, producing MEFIRILLLHIILLISLDGATSWLMEHENFTLPSYCSKTCGGIQIEYPFGIGTNCSYAVGFNLTCSQDQDHPRLLLGDGNIQVRAFDMNEGLVIIESPYATLDVDAQSNHTALINLKDLPLSYNLLSTDFGSSFQYNTLHVAGCSVTAIIVDLDTNSAIDSCNTICSTTINNPTTQQRYMSRIGYCRIDLYSVRFSNLSLAIQLNRLDEKMDHMIINSTSSIIATIYDDELTDYDDFQRFIDDRNRTGMMASLAWYFNDYSTCKEAMERTNTYACLSDRSECYDVVLFEETSGYNCRCSSDYVGNPYLHDGCKLDKNFTFTPAKDCQPKCGNVTISFPFGLKQGCYRDEDFALTCNETSSPPTLLFDGSVVSNISLKEGQLEYTIYFYSGNRNSHFTSSKAQKDQTIIDWVIDNQSCKDAAKDSTIFACIYENSSCLDVKNEGYRCICKHGYDGNPYLPFPDGCQDINECNSSSKVCTGDCINTNGSFYCICPQGTSGDPVRGECLPNKRNSLLLGVILGASIGTSLLLLCIALVIVGKKWKQRIQQKIKKRNFLRNHGLLLQQLISTSDHVEERTNIFSLEEIEKATNNFDETRVLGRGGHGTVYKGILSDQRVVAIKKSKIVKTSEIDQFINEIAILSQMNHRNVVKLLGCCLETEVPLLIYEFISNGTLSDHLHVSQDESKLSWDDRLRIASESAGALAYLHSAASMSVFHRDVKSSNILLDDTFKAKVSDFGASRFIPLDQTHIITAIHGTFGYIDPEYYQTSQLTEKSDVYSFGIILLELLIGKKPIFSTKDGLQQNLAMNFLQATRENMLLDLIEDRVLQEGTKQEFLEISSLIEICLNLKGAKRPTMKEVEYKLQSMRKVRMKKKGVCILEGNEDVECLLNMSSHSSSQLVDEISQGNTRNYSFEKELMWSQNCAR from the exons ATGGAATTCATCCGCATATTGCTGTTACATATTATATTATTGATATCATTGGATGGTGCTACAAGTTGGCTAATGGAACATGAGAATTTTACCCTCCCTTCCTATTGTTCCAAAACATGCGGTGGTATACAAATTGAGTATCCTTTTGGCATTGGCACTAATTGTTCTTATGCTGTTGGATTTAATCTTACTTGTTCACAAGACCAGGATCATCCAAGACTCTTGTTAGGAGATGGCAATATCCAAGTAAGAGCTTTTGATATGAACGAGGGGCTGGTCATCATTGAATCACCATATGCCACATTGGATGTGGATGCACAATCTAATCACACTGCATTGATCAATCTTAAGGATTTACCTCTGTCTTATAACTTACTTTCAACTGATTTTGGAAGCTCATTTCAATATAACACATTGCATGTGGCCGGTTGTAGTGTTACTGCCATTATTGTTGATTTGGATACCAATAGTGCGATAGATTCTTGCAATACAATATGCTCCACTACTATCAACAATCCAACTACTCAGCAGAGATATATGTCTAGAATTGGATATTGTAGAATTGACTTGTATAGTGTAAGATTTAGCAATCTTTCATTGGCCATTCAGTTAAATCGACTTGATGAGAAAATGGATCATATGATCATCAATAGCACCTCCAGCATCATAGCCACCATATATGATGATGAACTAACTGATTATGATGACTTCCAAAGATTTATAGACGATAGGAATAGAACTGGAATGATGGCCTCTCTCGCTTGGTACTTCAATGACTATTCAACATGCAAAGAGGCTATGGAGAGGACCAACACTTATGCATGTCTTAGTGATAGAAGTGAATGTTATGATGTCGTCCTTTTTGAAGAAACCAGTGGCTACAATTGTCGATGTTCTTCAGATTATGTGGGCAATCCCTACCTGCATGATGGTTGTAAATTAG ATAAAAATTTTACATTCACTCCTGCAAAAGATTGTCAACCCAAATGCGGAAATGTTACAATTTCCTTTCCCTTCGGGCTAAAACAAGGTTGTTATCGAGACGAAGACTTTGCTCTAACATGCAATGAAACCTCCAGCCCTCCAACTCTCCTATTCGATGGTTCTGTAGTGAGCAACATTTCATTGAAGGAAGGCCAACTGGAGTatactatttatttttattcaggTAATAGAAATTCACATTTCACTTCCTCGAAGGCTCAGAAGGATCAGACAATCATCGATTGGGTAATAGACAACCAATCTTGCAAGGATGCTGCAAAAGACAGCACCATCTTCGCATGTATCTATGAAAACAGCTCATGTTTGGATGTAAAAAATGAGGGGTATAGATGCATATGCAAACATGGTTATGATGGGAATCcttaccttccttttcctgaCGGATGTCAAG ATATCAATGAATGCAATTCTTCTTCAAAAGTTTGCACTGGAGATTGTATAAATACAAATGGAAGTTTCTATTGCATATGTCCCCAAGGAACATCTGGTGATCCTGTTCGAGGAGAATGCCTCCCCAACAAAAGGAATTCTCTTTTACTTG GTGTCATCCTTGGTGCTAGCATTGGAACGAGTCTCTTGCTCTTATGCATAGCATTGGTCATCGTAGGCAAAAAATGGAAGCAAAGAATTCAACAGAAAATCAAAAAAAGGAATTTTCTAAGGAATCATGGTTTGCTACTTCAACAGTTAATCTCCACAAGTGATCATGTTGAAGAGAGAACAAACATATTTTCTCTGGAAGAAATAGAAAAGGCAACAAATAATTTTGATGAAACTCGAGTGCTTGGAAGGGGAGGACATGGAACAGTTTACAAAGGAATTCTATCAGATCAACGAGTTGTTGCCATCAAAAAGTCAAAAATAGTTAAGACGAGTGAGATTGACCAATTTATAAACGAGATTGCGATTCTTTCTCAGATGAACCATAGGAATGTAGTTAAGCTTCTTGGATGTTGTTTAGAAACCGAAGTTCCTTTACTGATTTATGAATTTATCTCTAACGGGACCCTTTCTGATCATCTACATGTTTCACAAGATGAATCTAAATTATCATGGGATGATCGTCTTAGGATTGCTTCAGAATCTGCAGGAGCGCTTGCCTATCTACACTCAGCTGCTTCAATGTCTGTCTTCCATAGGGATGTCAAGTCATCAAATATTCTTTTAGATGATACTTTTAAGGCGAAGGTATCGGACTTTGGAGCATCAAGATTTATTCCTCTTGATCAAACACACATAATTACTGCCATACATGGTACCTTTGGGTATATCGATCCAGAGTATTATCAAACAAGTCAGTTGACAGAGAAAAGTGATGTTTATAGTTTTGGAATTATTCTTCTTGAACTTTTAATTGGAAAGAAGCCCATCTTCTCAACCAAAGATGGGTTACAACAAAATCTAGCCATGAATTTCCTTCAAGCAACAAGAGAGAATATGTTGCTTGATCTTATAGAAGATCGTGTTTTGCAAGAAGGAACAAAGCAAGAGTTTCTTGAAATCAGTAGTCTGATAGAAATATGCCTAAATTTGAAAGGTGCGAAAAGGCCTACAATGAAAGAAGTTGAATATAAATTGCAAAGCATGAGAAAGGTTAGAATGAAAAAGAAAGGAGTTTGTATTCTAGAAGGGAATGAAGATGTTGAATGTTTACTCAATATGTCATCTCACTCTTCCTCACAATTGGTGGATGAAATAAGTCAAGGAAATACTAGGAATTATAGCTTTGAGAAGGAGCTTATGTGGTCACAAAATTGCGCTCGTTAA